Proteins encoded together in one Streptomyces umbrinus window:
- a CDS encoding (2Fe-2S)-binding protein, translated as MTVAAETLSTGAGTPVSDLLVGTYRQLGEVCEALTVRVADPGPDVTQMGVSWAELTKDQEALDAFLLAETARIQDRYDHTPRRDVAASRALHDYAWSVGLLMSGVWYLTGRVPRIHPEDVRLDLTTGVFEISPRPDLTCLPDDPAAALPGTLTVPHEEALRAELRAAVADHMEPLLSAIAPHIRRGPRALWGMVTDDLVSGISYLGRMLGQEPDAVRAATALLPSAVAPFPGGAEFRRLIGSDGRQHTTRTRMGCCLYYTIRPAEACATCPRTCDAERLRRIEEG; from the coding sequence ATGACCGTGGCCGCGGAGACTCTGTCGACCGGTGCGGGCACGCCCGTGTCCGACCTGCTCGTGGGCACGTACCGGCAACTGGGCGAGGTGTGCGAGGCGTTGACCGTGCGAGTCGCCGACCCGGGTCCGGACGTCACCCAAATGGGCGTCAGTTGGGCTGAGTTGACGAAGGATCAGGAGGCCCTGGACGCCTTCCTCCTGGCCGAGACCGCCCGCATCCAGGACCGTTACGACCACACCCCGCGCCGGGACGTCGCCGCCTCGCGAGCCCTTCACGACTACGCCTGGTCCGTGGGGCTGCTGATGAGCGGCGTCTGGTACCTCACGGGCCGGGTGCCGCGTATCCACCCCGAAGACGTACGGCTCGACCTGACGACCGGCGTGTTCGAGATCAGCCCCCGCCCGGACCTGACGTGCCTCCCGGACGATCCGGCCGCCGCACTTCCCGGCACTCTTACGGTTCCTCATGAGGAGGCCCTGCGTGCCGAGTTGAGGGCAGCCGTTGCCGATCACATGGAACCGCTGCTCTCCGCGATCGCCCCGCACATCCGGCGCGGCCCGCGCGCCCTGTGGGGCATGGTCACCGACGACCTTGTCTCCGGCATCTCGTACCTCGGCCGCATGCTCGGCCAGGAACCCGACGCCGTCCGGGCGGCCACCGCGCTCCTGCCCTCGGCCGTCGCACCCTTCCCGGGCGGAGCGGAGTTCCGCCGGCTCATCGGCAGTGACGGACGGCAGCACACGACCCGCACCCGTATGGGCTGCTGCCTCTACTACACGATCCGCCCCGCCGAGGCCTGCGCCACCTGCCCCCGAACCTGCGACGCCGAACGGCTGCGCCGGATCGAGGAGGGCTGA
- a CDS encoding ATP-grasp domain-containing protein, translating into MRMYLLALNPTDSVTEGFLPAAARLGLDVTLLTDQPDAHRSVYPDIEILECDVRDFRAVVTRISTHHRPDAVFTNSDHLQTQAALAADYFGLSGKDWWVTLRTKDKAEMRRRLASVGADTVWSTEVTDLAGLAGLDPPYPCVVKPREGVASEDVVLVDGPEELVARCTEIQSRRPGAALVVEEYLPGELYTLETLGDGHVRHVLGGFHTTVSPPPYFIEERLTFVAAHPEPVADQVLAQLDALGVGFGACHTEFVVHEGRARIIEVNYRAIGDQCDLLLARLLEIPLFEHILRTHLGERLPTDLGARGDGAARLEYPCAESAGTLTVAPAATELTVDGVQLTYRPLREVGERHDVYHTNRDFLGVLRAMGTDQEAVDKAVAEFLDGQRWEIQR; encoded by the coding sequence ATGCGTATGTATCTACTGGCCCTCAACCCGACCGACTCCGTCACCGAAGGATTTCTGCCCGCCGCGGCGCGGCTCGGCCTGGACGTCACGCTCCTCACCGACCAGCCGGACGCCCACCGGAGCGTGTATCCGGACATCGAGATCCTGGAGTGCGACGTGCGCGACTTCCGTGCCGTCGTCACCCGGATATCGACTCATCACCGACCCGACGCGGTCTTCACCAACAGCGACCATCTGCAGACCCAGGCCGCTCTGGCCGCCGATTACTTCGGCCTGTCGGGCAAGGACTGGTGGGTCACCCTGCGCACCAAGGACAAGGCCGAGATGCGCCGCCGTCTCGCCTCCGTCGGCGCGGACACGGTGTGGTCGACCGAAGTCACGGATCTCGCGGGCCTGGCCGGCCTCGACCCTCCTTACCCGTGTGTCGTCAAGCCTCGTGAGGGCGTGGCCAGCGAGGACGTCGTCCTCGTCGACGGTCCCGAGGAACTGGTGGCGCGCTGCACGGAGATCCAGAGCCGTCGCCCGGGGGCCGCCCTGGTCGTCGAGGAGTACCTGCCGGGCGAGCTGTACACCCTGGAGACGCTCGGCGACGGTCATGTCCGCCATGTCCTGGGCGGTTTTCACACCACGGTGTCACCACCGCCGTACTTCATCGAGGAACGGCTGACCTTCGTCGCGGCCCATCCCGAGCCGGTCGCCGACCAGGTGCTGGCCCAACTCGACGCGCTCGGCGTGGGATTCGGCGCCTGCCACACCGAATTCGTGGTCCACGAGGGCCGGGCGCGAATCATCGAGGTCAACTACCGCGCCATCGGCGACCAGTGCGATCTGCTGCTGGCACGCCTGCTGGAGATCCCGCTCTTCGAGCACATACTGCGTACGCACCTGGGTGAGCGTCTGCCGACGGACCTGGGCGCACGGGGAGACGGCGCGGCACGGCTGGAGTACCCCTGTGCCGAGAGCGCCGGGACGCTGACCGTCGCCCCCGCGGCAACCGAACTGACCGTCGACGGAGTGCAGTTGACGTATCGCCCGCTTCGGGAGGTCGGCGAGCGGCACGACGTGTATCACACCAATCGCGACTTCCTCGGCGTGCTGCGGGCCATGGGAACCGACCAGGAGGCCGTGGACAAGGCCGTGGCCGAGTTCCTGGACGGGCAGCGGTGGGAGATCCAGCGGTGA
- a CDS encoding type III PLP-dependent enzyme, with translation MTIPAAVVRDRVLSLPSGELPAYVYDLAALREHAANVRAALPARVEVHYAAKANPEPEILAALGPYVDGYEVASGGELAHVAKAVPGRPLAFGGPGKTPAEITAALELGVERFHVESEYELHMLAELARQVGPDSRVAVLLRFNLPVASGSLAASSLAMGGRPTPFGLDPSEADTVVRLLTDGTYPHLELRGVHAHLASGLRAPEQLAVAESIVRWAVGLVERHDGVRLAEVNVGGGMTVDYAAPEDRFDWVAYGEGLAELVSRYPDLTLRIEPGRALTAYCGWYATEVLDVRQSHGEEFAVVRGGTHHMRTPATKGHDQPCTVLAVEDWPHPWPRPVARRELVTLTGQLCTPKDVLARNVPTPGLKAGDRVAFALAGAYAWNISHHDFLMHPRPGFHFLDEVDTESVAGEKERGQGFAH, from the coding sequence ATGACCATCCCCGCCGCAGTCGTACGGGACCGTGTACTCTCCCTGCCTTCCGGCGAACTCCCCGCCTACGTCTACGACTTGGCGGCACTGCGCGAGCACGCCGCGAACGTGCGGGCCGCCCTGCCCGCGCGCGTCGAGGTCCACTACGCGGCCAAGGCCAACCCCGAGCCGGAGATCCTGGCCGCGCTGGGTCCGTACGTGGACGGCTACGAGGTCGCGTCGGGCGGCGAACTCGCCCATGTCGCCAAGGCGGTTCCGGGCCGCCCTCTGGCCTTCGGCGGTCCGGGCAAGACGCCCGCCGAGATCACGGCCGCGCTGGAGCTGGGCGTGGAGCGTTTCCATGTGGAGAGCGAGTACGAGCTGCACATGCTGGCCGAACTGGCCCGGCAGGTCGGGCCCGACAGCCGGGTCGCGGTCCTGCTTCGCTTCAACCTCCCCGTGGCGTCCGGCTCGTTGGCCGCGAGCTCGCTGGCGATGGGCGGCCGTCCCACACCCTTCGGCCTCGACCCGTCCGAGGCGGACACGGTCGTGCGCCTGCTCACCGACGGCACGTATCCACACCTCGAACTCCGGGGCGTTCACGCCCACTTGGCCAGTGGGCTCCGGGCTCCGGAGCAGCTCGCGGTGGCCGAGTCCATCGTGAGGTGGGCCGTGGGGCTGGTCGAACGGCACGACGGGGTGCGCCTCGCCGAGGTGAATGTCGGTGGGGGCATGACGGTCGACTACGCCGCTCCCGAGGACCGTTTCGACTGGGTCGCGTACGGCGAAGGGCTCGCCGAACTCGTCTCCCGGTACCCGGATCTGACGTTGCGTATCGAACCCGGGCGGGCGCTGACGGCGTACTGCGGCTGGTACGCCACCGAGGTGCTGGACGTGAGGCAGAGCCACGGCGAGGAGTTCGCCGTGGTGCGCGGCGGGACGCACCACATGCGCACTCCCGCGACCAAGGGGCACGACCAGCCCTGCACCGTCCTTGCGGTGGAGGACTGGCCTCATCCCTGGCCGCGTCCGGTCGCGAGACGTGAACTGGTCACGCTCACGGGCCAGTTGTGCACTCCGAAAGATGTCCTGGCTCGGAACGTCCCGACCCCGGGGCTGAAGGCGGGCGACCGCGTGGCGTTCGCACTGGCGGGCGCCTACGCGTGGAACATCTCCCACCACGACTTCCTCATGCACCCGCGGCCCGGGTTCCACTTCCTGGACGAGGTGGACACCGAATCAGTCGCGGGTGAGAAGGAGCGAGGCCAGGGGTTCGCACACTGA
- a CDS encoding VOC family protein produces MSGEPTFFEIGVADPERGRAFYGSLLGWTFEPGTSEGGGFAITTDGVPGGMHGGDAGASPYLFFRVDDLGAAVARVRELGGTVEDLGDGGDSEESAARFGRFKLCRDDQGSAFGLHEPPK; encoded by the coding sequence ATGAGCGGCGAACCGACCTTCTTCGAAATCGGCGTGGCCGACCCCGAGCGGGGCCGCGCCTTCTACGGATCCCTCCTCGGCTGGACCTTCGAACCCGGCACGTCAGAAGGCGGCGGCTTCGCCATCACCACCGACGGAGTGCCGGGCGGAATGCACGGCGGCGACGCCGGAGCCTCCCCCTATCTCTTCTTCAGGGTGGACGACCTCGGCGCCGCCGTCGCCCGGGTCCGTGAACTGGGCGGCACAGTGGAGGACCTGGGCGACGGGGGCGACAGCGAGGAGTCGGCCGCCCGGTTCGGCCGCTTCAAGCTGTGCCGCGACGACCAGGGCTCCGCCTTCGGACTCCACGAGCCGCCGAAGTGA
- a CDS encoding ACT domain-containing protein yields MGGPGGKSAERDLGRLLSGMAPALHPGRFVFTTVPGTTAPPGLSPVVTVVEDEGLTLVVEQEDADAARLTYDFVAAWITLRIHSALDAVGLTAAVAQALAEAGLSCNVVAGFHHDHLFVPHERAAEAVALLEQLADRSGQ; encoded by the coding sequence ATGGGCGGTCCTGGCGGTAAGAGCGCGGAACGTGATCTCGGTCGACTGCTGAGCGGTATGGCACCCGCCCTGCATCCCGGCCGCTTCGTCTTCACCACCGTCCCGGGGACCACTGCGCCCCCAGGACTCTCACCGGTCGTCACCGTCGTCGAGGACGAGGGCCTCACCCTCGTCGTCGAGCAGGAGGACGCCGACGCCGCGCGTCTGACGTACGACTTCGTGGCCGCCTGGATCACCCTGCGCATCCACTCCGCGCTGGACGCCGTCGGCCTCACCGCCGCCGTCGCCCAGGCACTGGCCGAAGCGGGCCTGAGCTGCAACGTCGTCGCGGGCTTCCACCACGATCACCTCTTCGTGCCGCACGAGCGCGCCGCCGAGGCCGTGGCCCTTCTGGAACAGCTGGCCGACCGCTCCGGTCAGTAA
- a CDS encoding CGNR zinc finger domain-containing protein: MNASIGADARLALDLALTIRHDGHGGVADDLATVEGLTTWVRERPETGAHGFEVDETELAAVRDVRAAVRALFARAVLPGDPSPADAARLMPVRDAVERLNTRAALTPTVPVLSWTDGADPLVRQEPAHGDAELTASLARAAIAFLASPDRQRLRACHAPRCVRYFLKDHPRQEWCKPSCGNRARVARHHERHKKTA, translated from the coding sequence ATGAACGCCTCGATCGGCGCGGACGCACGTCTCGCCCTGGATCTCGCCCTCACCATCCGCCACGACGGCCACGGCGGAGTCGCCGACGATCTCGCCACCGTGGAGGGCCTCACCACCTGGGTGCGCGAGCGTCCGGAGACCGGCGCCCACGGCTTCGAGGTCGACGAGACGGAGCTGGCCGCGGTACGGGACGTGCGCGCCGCTGTCCGTGCCCTGTTCGCCCGCGCCGTGCTCCCCGGTGATCCGAGCCCGGCCGACGCCGCCCGGCTCATGCCCGTACGGGACGCCGTCGAGCGGCTCAACACCCGCGCGGCCCTGACCCCGACCGTCCCCGTACTGTCGTGGACGGACGGCGCCGACCCTCTCGTACGTCAGGAACCCGCGCACGGCGACGCCGAGCTCACCGCGTCCCTCGCCCGCGCGGCCATCGCGTTCCTCGCGAGCCCCGACCGGCAGCGGCTGCGCGCCTGCCACGCGCCGCGCTGTGTGCGCTACTTCCTCAAGGACCATCCCCGGCAGGAATGGTGCAAGCCCTCGTGCGGCAACCGTGCCCGTGTCGCCCGCCACCACGAACGACACAAGAAGACGGCATAG
- a CDS encoding MFS transporter encodes MTADVLRMPRPGFGPGHVHAVAGCYFVASFAALGLPPFLTEILPELGDRTARWAGLLYVVPTVFGALGAPVWGRLADRFGRKRLLLRAQLGLAVTFLLAGWADSLGTFTAALVLQGVLGGTFAASNGYLGAALEGTHLSTALTLMHGSARAALVVAPIVVGFLSTWLSPHRQYALLALLPLAAALLLAALPEPQAEEADLTEMAQTSEPAPAGALRSLYALEFAFVFSTVISFPYLISLVEERIPGASPTPAGVLFAVPHLCYLMAAMPVHTAFRDRARAGIVFGFVCVAIGLAGHSVADSLATLIGVRLVLGVGLTLGLVCLSVLTADCVKGRSPGGLFGSLEFFSKAGAVASGVAAAAGSARYGPTAPLLTGAAVALITVCATILRSLCTRWSHTCPR; translated from the coding sequence ATGACGGCCGATGTCCTGCGGATGCCCCGCCCCGGGTTCGGGCCCGGGCACGTGCACGCCGTCGCGGGCTGCTACTTCGTGGCGTCGTTCGCGGCACTGGGGCTGCCGCCGTTCCTGACCGAGATCCTTCCGGAGCTCGGCGACCGGACGGCTCGCTGGGCGGGTCTGCTGTATGTCGTGCCCACCGTGTTCGGCGCGCTCGGTGCCCCTGTGTGGGGTCGGCTCGCGGACCGCTTCGGGCGAAAACGGCTGTTGCTGCGCGCCCAGTTGGGGCTCGCCGTCACCTTCCTGCTCGCGGGGTGGGCCGATTCGCTCGGCACCTTCACCGCGGCGCTGGTGTTGCAGGGCGTCCTCGGCGGCACGTTCGCGGCGTCCAACGGCTATCTCGGTGCCGCGCTGGAAGGAACCCACCTGTCCACGGCACTCACGCTGATGCACGGCAGCGCGCGGGCGGCCCTGGTCGTCGCCCCGATCGTCGTCGGCTTCCTGTCGACCTGGCTGTCACCGCATCGCCAGTACGCACTGCTCGCCCTTCTCCCCCTGGCCGCCGCCCTGTTGCTCGCCGCACTGCCCGAACCACAGGCGGAGGAGGCCGACTTGACGGAGATGGCGCAGACTTCCGAGCCCGCCCCGGCTGGGGCCCTGCGCTCGCTGTACGCGCTCGAGTTCGCCTTCGTCTTCTCCACGGTCATCTCCTTCCCCTACCTCATCTCCCTTGTCGAGGAACGAATACCGGGCGCGTCACCGACGCCGGCGGGCGTGCTGTTCGCCGTGCCCCACCTCTGCTACCTCATGGCCGCCATGCCCGTACACACCGCCTTCCGGGACCGTGCCCGGGCCGGGATCGTGTTCGGATTCGTCTGCGTCGCGATCGGACTGGCCGGTCACAGCGTGGCCGACTCCCTCGCCACCCTGATCGGCGTACGGCTGGTCCTCGGCGTGGGGCTGACGCTCGGCCTGGTGTGTCTGTCGGTGCTGACCGCCGACTGCGTCAAGGGCCGTTCCCCCGGCGGGCTGTTCGGCTCGCTGGAGTTCTTCTCCAAGGCCGGCGCGGTCGCCTCCGGCGTGGCCGCGGCGGCGGGCAGCGCCCGCTACGGCCCGACCGCACCCTTACTCACCGGCGCGGCCGTCGCACTGATCACCGTATGCGCGACCATCCTCCGCTCTCTTTGCACCCGCTGGAGCCACACATGCCCTCGCTGA
- a CDS encoding IucA/IucC family protein yields the protein MTGPTATTGGSFDADDTGGGHGVRTETDPTEGELVIRVLSALLREDVVGLRTRSTLVQRPDGAWLQRADGQGGFLLLPVVQDGFQCEFTARLPLLVGEFEEPAHVPVPYETCDEILGALRALADPLDQGGFDAFAEECRQTLATMRLHASFRPEAAERLTDRLGADPADWTGLTAGPAFDTLAAHLDHPVYPTARGRSGLTEEQLRAYAPEFHPHFSLRWLAVPRDAVTGTLPDDWPTPGLIGLGELDRTHVALPVHPLTVGAPLEGALRATGLAGRAVLADRAHLETVPTLSMRTVAMSADPLLHVKLPLATATLGLRNRRTIKPGTLVDGAAGQRLIERVVAREPRFQDTILHADETRYAHAGHELLAALFRRYPAGLQDSVVVPMAALLAEAPGGRLVIDHLADRFYDGDPLALFDAWLTLLFDWQTTLFGYGIALESHQQNISLVLDGRADGRTRLRLLFKDNDGPRINSARLRERLGEGLGERLGNNTTIPHDFDDARTFTESDQPVVDLFTTIPVHLCAGAYAFGLARHGRAPLPVLLRLVRDRLAEAVERLGTGAGEPGAVLRAQVLDAPRLPVKAMVTAGTLLTKDRSGAADINKHYTTGPNYLLLTANSA from the coding sequence GTGACGGGCCCGACTGCGACGACCGGCGGCTCCTTCGACGCGGACGACACGGGCGGCGGGCACGGCGTACGGACGGAGACCGACCCCACTGAGGGCGAGTTGGTGATCCGGGTGCTCAGCGCTCTGCTGCGTGAGGACGTGGTCGGCCTGCGTACGCGCAGCACGCTCGTGCAGCGGCCGGACGGCGCGTGGCTGCAACGGGCCGACGGGCAAGGGGGTTTCCTTCTGCTGCCCGTCGTCCAGGACGGGTTCCAGTGTGAGTTCACGGCCCGGCTGCCGCTGCTCGTCGGGGAGTTCGAGGAACCCGCGCACGTCCCCGTCCCGTATGAGACGTGCGACGAGATCCTTGGCGCACTGCGGGCCCTGGCCGATCCCCTCGACCAGGGCGGGTTCGACGCTTTCGCGGAGGAGTGCCGTCAGACGCTGGCCACCATGCGGCTGCACGCCTCGTTCCGGCCGGAGGCCGCCGAGCGGCTGACGGACCGTCTTGGTGCGGACCCGGCCGACTGGACCGGACTGACGGCCGGGCCGGCGTTCGACACCCTCGCCGCGCATCTCGACCATCCCGTCTACCCCACGGCACGCGGCCGGTCCGGGCTCACCGAGGAGCAACTGCGGGCGTACGCACCGGAGTTCCATCCGCACTTCTCGTTGCGCTGGCTCGCCGTGCCCCGGGATGCGGTCACCGGCACCCTTCCGGACGACTGGCCCACGCCCGGACTGATCGGACTGGGGGAGCTCGACCGTACGCATGTGGCCCTGCCCGTGCACCCGTTGACCGTCGGTGCCCCGCTGGAAGGGGCCCTGCGTGCCACCGGTCTGGCGGGGCGCGCGGTGCTCGCCGACCGCGCCCACCTCGAAACCGTGCCCACGCTGTCGATGCGTACCGTGGCCATGTCCGCCGACCCACTGCTGCACGTCAAACTCCCCCTGGCCACCGCCACGTTGGGCCTGCGCAACCGGCGGACCATCAAGCCCGGCACACTCGTCGACGGAGCCGCGGGACAGCGTCTGATCGAGCGGGTCGTCGCCCGCGAGCCCCGCTTCCAGGACACGATCCTGCATGCCGACGAGACCAGGTACGCGCACGCGGGGCACGAACTGCTCGCCGCGCTGTTCCGGCGTTACCCCGCCGGTCTCCAGGACTCCGTCGTCGTGCCGATGGCCGCGCTGCTCGCCGAAGCACCCGGTGGCCGACTGGTCATCGACCACCTGGCCGACCGCTTCTACGACGGCGACCCGCTCGCCCTGTTCGACGCCTGGCTCACGCTGCTCTTCGACTGGCAGACCACGCTGTTCGGCTATGGGATCGCGCTGGAGTCGCACCAGCAGAACATCTCGCTCGTCCTGGACGGGCGAGCCGACGGCCGCACTCGGCTGCGGCTGTTGTTCAAGGACAACGACGGGCCGCGTATCAACTCCGCGCGGCTGCGCGAGCGGTTGGGTGAGGGATTGGGTGAGCGGTTGGGAAACAACACCACCATCCCGCATGACTTCGACGATGCCCGGACCTTCACCGAGAGCGACCAGCCGGTCGTCGACCTGTTCACCACCATCCCGGTCCATCTGTGCGCGGGCGCCTACGCGTTCGGGCTCGCCCGGCACGGTCGCGCTCCGCTTCCGGTGCTGCTGCGGCTCGTACGCGACCGGCTCGCCGAGGCTGTCGAGCGGCTCGGGACGGGAGCGGGCGAGCCCGGTGCCGTGCTGCGGGCCCAGGTGCTGGACGCGCCCCGCCTGCCCGTGAAGGCGATGGTCACCGCGGGAACCCTGCTCACCAAGGACCGTTCGGGCGCGGCGGACATCAACAAGCACTACACGACCGGCCCCAACTACCTTCTACTCACAGCGAATTCGGCATGA
- a CDS encoding IucA/IucC family protein produces the protein MPSLTESLGSTPAATAPTATTELPSPDEAVAHTLLNCLLREVSAPERQTAFTDGRLLLRLPRRGVLLRVALRRTSLLGAHRFAGPVSEQTADGGWHVVGWRRLAEYTQDELSLRTGVRNEEFLEQIDSSHRTIAASLAVRAGTDPHAIPVRAGNDSVPADTPVAAYLVSEQSLLFGHRFHPTPKARTGEADSWLAYSPEAGAAFLLRHLAVREHLIAEEAAEPGALDVLDRRDRRDRQDREGGADVPDGYRLLPAHPWQYAMLHEHPALRAALGRGDILDLGPGGRPFAATASVRTLYDGESFLKFSLNVRITNCLRKNASYELSGAVALTRALGPALADLAERFPGSAVLREPAYRSLALPGPDGAPDRELLEGFGVIVREGLTRHLLPGTTPLLAAAVADEYPTSPAHVSHLLDGAGPQAALDWWSAYLRLLVPPVLAACFDHGLVLEPHLQNVLICVDGDGMPAQVLFRDLEGTKLVPEHHAETLAALPPEVAGPMTYDAQRGWDRVVYCLLVNHIAELLAALADLHPHAEAALWAEVRITLQKYADRHGCPPPLAALLAGVPLPAKANLLTRWERKADREAGYVRLSSPLGEDILRHTTGSTR, from the coding sequence ATGCCCTCGCTGACCGAGTCGCTCGGTAGCACCCCCGCCGCCACCGCCCCCACCGCGACGACCGAACTCCCGTCCCCCGACGAGGCCGTGGCGCACACCCTCCTCAACTGTCTGCTGCGCGAGGTGTCGGCGCCCGAACGCCAGACCGCCTTCACCGATGGCCGTCTGCTGCTGCGGCTCCCCCGCCGCGGCGTGCTGCTGCGCGTCGCCCTGCGCCGTACGTCGCTGCTCGGCGCACACCGCTTCGCGGGCCCGGTGAGCGAGCAGACGGCCGACGGTGGCTGGCACGTGGTCGGATGGCGGCGGCTGGCCGAGTACACGCAGGACGAGCTGTCCCTGCGTACCGGTGTGCGCAACGAGGAGTTCCTGGAACAGATCGACTCCAGTCACCGAACCATCGCCGCCTCTCTCGCCGTACGAGCGGGGACCGATCCCCACGCGATCCCCGTACGGGCCGGGAACGACTCGGTGCCGGCGGACACGCCCGTCGCCGCCTATCTCGTGTCCGAGCAGTCGCTGCTGTTCGGGCACCGCTTCCATCCCACGCCCAAGGCGCGCACCGGGGAGGCGGACTCCTGGCTCGCCTACTCGCCGGAGGCCGGCGCGGCCTTCCTTCTGCGCCACCTGGCCGTACGCGAGCACCTGATCGCCGAGGAGGCCGCGGAGCCCGGCGCCCTGGACGTGCTCGACCGACGGGACCGACGGGACCGGCAGGACCGCGAGGGCGGTGCCGACGTGCCCGACGGCTACCGACTCCTGCCCGCCCACCCCTGGCAGTACGCGATGCTCCACGAGCACCCGGCGCTGCGCGCGGCCCTCGGGCGCGGGGACATCCTCGACCTCGGCCCGGGCGGCAGGCCCTTCGCCGCCACCGCATCCGTGCGGACGCTGTACGACGGCGAGTCGTTCCTGAAGTTCAGCCTGAACGTCCGGATCACCAACTGCCTGCGCAAAAACGCGAGTTACGAGCTCTCCGGCGCCGTCGCACTCACCCGTGCCCTGGGACCGGCCCTGGCCGACCTCGCCGAGCGCTTCCCCGGCAGCGCGGTGCTCCGCGAGCCCGCGTACCGCAGCCTCGCCCTGCCCGGGCCGGACGGCGCCCCGGACCGCGAGCTGCTCGAAGGCTTCGGCGTCATCGTCCGCGAGGGCCTGACCCGGCACCTCCTGCCCGGCACCACCCCGCTGCTCGCGGCGGCCGTCGCGGACGAGTACCCGACGAGTCCCGCGCACGTCTCCCACCTCCTCGACGGGGCCGGTCCGCAGGCCGCGCTCGACTGGTGGTCGGCCTACCTCAGGCTGCTCGTGCCGCCGGTCCTTGCCGCCTGCTTCGACCACGGTCTGGTGCTGGAACCCCACCTGCAGAACGTGCTGATCTGCGTCGACGGCGACGGCATGCCCGCCCAGGTCCTCTTCCGCGATCTGGAGGGCACCAAGCTCGTGCCCGAGCACCACGCCGAGACCCTCGCCGCGCTGCCGCCCGAGGTCGCGGGCCCGATGACGTACGACGCGCAGCGCGGCTGGGACCGGGTCGTCTACTGCCTGCTCGTGAACCACATCGCCGAGCTGCTCGCCGCGCTCGCCGACCTGCACCCCCATGCCGAGGCGGCTCTGTGGGCGGAGGTCCGCATCACCCTCCAGAAGTACGCCGACCGGCACGGCTGCCCGCCTCCGCTGGCCGCGCTGCTCGCCGGAGTGCCCCTGCCCGCCAAGGCGAACCTCCTCACCCGCTGGGAGCGCAAGGCCGACCGCGAGGCCGGATATGTCCGCCTCTCCTCTCCGCTCGGCGAGGACATTCTGCGCCACACGACCGGGAGCACCCGATGA
- a CDS encoding iron chelate uptake ABC transporter family permease subunit, with the protein MTVSQRAAPMGVPPRALRPPCTALGLTVDTALPGPGAVAQGITRDPPASPATLGINACAGFAVAAKATGFELPRK; encoded by the coding sequence GTGACTGTGTCCCAACGGGCCGCACCAATGGGTGTGCCACCGCGCGCCCTGCGGCCGCCGTGTACCGCCCTCGGGCTCACGGTGGATACCGCGCTCCCGGGCCCCGGTGCAGTCGCACAGGGCATCACGCGCGATCCACCGGCCTCGCCGGCGACCCTCGGCATCAACGCCTGTGCGGGCTTCGCGGTCGCGGCGAAGGCCACCGGCTTCGAGCTCCCGAGGAAGTAA